In a genomic window of Scyliorhinus torazame isolate Kashiwa2021f chromosome 5, sScyTor2.1, whole genome shotgun sequence:
- the LOC140419199 gene encoding uncharacterized protein: MERKCTVHQSEKPYTCSLCGRGFSHSSGLSRHKRSHTMGKPWKCGDCEKEFNYPSELETHRRSHTGERPFTCSVCGKRFTALFILQSHQRIHTQEKPFSCSFCGTNFRQSFTHTVHQRGHTREKPFICSLCGNGFTQSSQLLIHQRIHTGGRPFTCSVCGKRFAQSSALLTHQRVHTGKRAFGCPECGKGFTQLANLLTHERVHK, encoded by the coding sequence ATGGAGCGAAAATGCACCGTTCACCAGAGTGAGAAACCCTACACATGTTCATTGTGTGGCCGAGGCTTCAGCCATTCATCCGGCCTGTCGAGGCACAAGCGCAGCCACaccatggggaaaccgtggaaatgtggggactgtgagaagGAATTCAATTACCCAtcggagctggaaactcatcgccgcagtcacactggagagaggccattcacctgctcagtgtgtgggaagagatttactgcATTATTCATCCtccagtcacaccagcgaattcacacacaagagaagccattcagctgctcGTTCTGTGGAACGAATTTCAGGCAGTCATTCACCCACACTGtacaccagcgaggtcacaccagggagaaaccattcatctgctccctgtgtgggaatggattcactcagtcatctcagctgctgatacaccagcgaatccacactggcggaaggccattcacctgttctgtgtgtgggaagagatttgctcagtcatctgccctgctgacacaccagagggttcacactgggaagagggcaTTTGGttgccccgagtgtgggaagggattcactcagttagccAACCTGCTAACACatgagcgagttcacaagtga
- the LOC140419190 gene encoding uncharacterized protein, protein MSHQRVHTDERPFRCSHRGTGFRRSSDLTVHQRVHTGERPFNCSKCGKRFTRLSSLQTHQRVHTGERPFSCSECGKEFTESSGLLRHRRVHTGERPFACSECGKGFTRSQHLQRHQQVHTDTKPFKCPDCEKCYKGSLELIRHQRVHTGERPFKCSDCGKCFKSSWELISHQRVHTDERPFRCSDCGTGFRRSSELTAHQRVHTGEKPFTCSKCGKKFKHSFMLLTHQRVHTGERPFKCPDCGKCYKSAGNLMLHQRSHTDERPFRCSDCGTGFRRASQLTVHQRIHTGERPFTCTVCGKGFIDSSTLQKHRRVHTGERHFTCSQCGKGFTQPSTLLSHQQIHK, encoded by the coding sequence atgtcccatcaacgtgttcacactgatgagagaccgttcaggtgctctcaccgcgggactgggttcaggcgatcgtctgacctcactgtacatcagcgagttcacactggagagagaccgttcaattgctcaaagtgtgggaagagattcactcggttatccagtctgcagacacaccagcgagttcacactggggagaggcctttctcctgctcagagtgtgggaaggaattcactgaaTCATCAGGACTGCTgcgacaccggcgagttcacacaggggagaggccattcgcctgctctgaatgtgggaaaggatttactcggtctcagcacctgcagagacaccagcaggttcacacagaCACAAAACCGTTCAAATGCCCAGACTGTGAGAAGTGTTATAAAGGTTCCCTGGAGCTAatacgccatcaacgtgttcatactggggagagaccttttaaatgttcagactgtgggaagtgctttaaaagttcctgggaactgatatcccatcaacgtgttcacactgacgagagaccgttcaggtgctctgactgtgggactgggttcaggcgatcttctgaactcactgcacaccagcgcgttcacactggggagaagccgttcacctgctccaagtgtgggaagaaatTCAAACACTCATTCatgctgctgacacaccaacgagttcacactggcgagagaccttttaaatgtccagactgcggcaAATGCTATAAAAGTGCTGGGAACCTGATGCTCCATCAGCGTTCTCACACCGACGAGAGGCCGTTcaggtgctctgactgtgggactgggttcagacgagctTCTCAACTTACTgttcaccagcggattcacactggggagaggccattcacctgcactgtgtgtgggaagggatttattgattcatccaccctgcagaaacataggagagtccacactggggagaggcatttcacctgttcccagtgtgggaagggattcacccagccatccaccctgctgagtcaccagcaaaTTCACAAGTAG